In Longimicrobiales bacterium, the following are encoded in one genomic region:
- a CDS encoding polysaccharide deacetylase family protein, which produces MLRRILKGAAERMLTAEPVTRLARRRRASSTLILAYHNIVPDGEPVAGDMSLHLPQRHFARQLDVLLETHEIVRLTDILEPPPADARRPRAVITFDDATQGAMTAGVLELESRNMPATVFIAPAFVGGRPFWWDAITGRGGAAMGDELRQYALTNLAGSDAKIRKWAEDEGVPLRQPPTHQLCATEEQLHQAAGEEITFGSHTWSHPNLTAVSGAELADELAHPLQWLTERFDNVVRWLAYPYGFCNADVAAAALEAGYDGALRVDGGWISGGLTSGAAQLHMLPRYNIPAGLSVRGFQLRTSGLAR; this is translated from the coding sequence TTGCTGCGGAGAATTCTGAAGGGTGCGGCCGAACGGATGCTGACCGCTGAGCCGGTCACTCGGCTGGCACGCCGACGTCGCGCGAGTTCCACGCTGATCCTCGCCTACCACAACATCGTGCCTGATGGCGAGCCCGTAGCCGGCGATATGAGCCTTCACCTCCCCCAACGCCATTTCGCGCGTCAGCTCGACGTTCTGCTGGAGACGCACGAGATCGTGAGGCTGACGGACATCCTCGAGCCGCCGCCCGCCGACGCGCGACGTCCGCGCGCTGTGATCACGTTCGATGATGCGACACAGGGTGCCATGACGGCTGGGGTCCTGGAGCTCGAGAGCCGCAACATGCCCGCGACCGTGTTCATCGCTCCCGCCTTCGTCGGGGGCAGGCCTTTCTGGTGGGACGCCATCACCGGGAGGGGCGGGGCCGCCATGGGGGACGAGCTCCGTCAGTATGCCCTGACGAACCTGGCCGGATCGGATGCGAAAATACGGAAGTGGGCGGAGGATGAGGGGGTGCCACTGCGGCAGCCGCCCACACATCAGCTTTGCGCAACGGAGGAACAGCTCCACCAGGCCGCGGGCGAGGAGATCACCTTCGGCTCACACACCTGGAGTCACCCCAATCTCACCGCCGTCAGCGGAGCGGAGCTTGCGGACGAACTGGCGCACCCGTTGCAATGGTTGACGGAGCGCTTCGACAATGTCGTGAGGTGGCTCGCCTATCCGTACGGTTTCTGTAACGCGGATGTGGCGGCTGCGGCCCTGGAAGCCGGCTATGACGGAGCGTTGCGGGTCGACGGCGGGTGGATATCAGGTGGTCTGACCTCCGGTGCCGCACAGCTACACATGTTGCCACGCTACAACATCCCGGCGGGTTTGAGCGTGCGCGGTTTTCAACTCAGAACGTCGGGTCTTGCAAGGTAA